A genomic region of Bosea sp. 124 contains the following coding sequences:
- a CDS encoding Gfo/Idh/MocA family oxidoreductase, translating into MRVVVAGLGVQGHKRRRFAGSDFVATVDPVNPEADFRDLADVPLDRYDAVLACIPDAPKVALLNYCIDNGKHVLVEKPLWAGDEADIIALEESAQARGVVLYTAYNHRFEPHYVRMRDLIRSGELGEIYSCRMFYGNGTARLVRDSVWRDHGAGVLPDLGSHLLDTCRFWFGNISDAFTLIGANAFENRAADHVVIGNESRRPRIELEMTLLMWRNHFTCDILAEKGTAHISSLCKWGPSEFTKRMRVLPSGRPPEDNVTLVQDDPTWALEYAHFKGLVEHGARTDLTDALWLHRTLKRLGDEVEAQIAENVA; encoded by the coding sequence ATGCGTGTCGTCGTCGCAGGCCTGGGCGTCCAGGGGCACAAGCGCCGCCGTTTCGCGGGCAGCGACTTCGTCGCCACCGTCGACCCGGTGAATCCGGAGGCGGATTTCCGCGATCTCGCGGACGTGCCGCTGGACCGCTACGACGCCGTGCTCGCCTGCATCCCGGACGCGCCGAAGGTCGCGCTGCTGAACTACTGCATCGACAACGGCAAGCACGTCCTGGTCGAGAAGCCACTCTGGGCAGGCGACGAGGCCGATATCATCGCGCTCGAAGAATCCGCCCAGGCGCGCGGCGTGGTGCTCTACACCGCCTACAACCACCGCTTCGAGCCGCATTACGTGCGGATGCGGGACCTGATCCGCTCCGGCGAACTCGGCGAGATCTATTCCTGCCGGATGTTCTACGGAAACGGCACTGCGCGGCTCGTGCGCGATTCCGTCTGGCGCGATCACGGGGCCGGCGTGCTGCCCGATCTCGGCTCGCATCTGCTCGACACCTGTCGCTTCTGGTTCGGCAACATCTCCGACGCCTTCACGCTGATCGGCGCCAACGCCTTCGAGAACCGCGCCGCCGACCATGTCGTAATCGGCAACGAGTCGAGGCGACCGCGCATCGAGCTCGAGATGACGCTGCTGATGTGGCGCAACCACTTCACCTGCGACATCCTCGCGGAGAAGGGTACGGCCCATATCAGCTCGCTCTGCAAATGGGGGCCGAGCGAGTTCACCAAGCGCATGCGCGTCCTGCCGAGCGGCCGCCCGCCCGAGGACAACGTTACACTGGTCCAGGACGACCCGACCTGGGCGCTCGAATACGCCCATTTCAAGGGGCTGGTAGAACACGGCGCGCGGACCGACCTGACGGACGCGCTCTGGCTTCACCGCACGCTCAAGCGCCTCGGCGACGAGGTCGAGGCCCAAATCGCGGAGAACGTGGCATGA
- a CDS encoding nucleotide sugar dehydrogenase, which produces MTTVGFAGMTHLGLVSATGIAAKGFKTICYDGDAALVERLRAGTLPVLEPGLDALVASNGDRQRFTADIAELSGCDVVYIAPDIPTDDQGRSDTAVIHRLIDAVAPMLAPAAIMVVLSQVEPGFTRALSQPEAARRYYQVETLVFGRAVERAMEPERYIIGCADPAEQLPLHFEAVLKAFGCPILPMRYESAELAKISINFCLVASVSVANTLAEVCEGIGADWSEIVPALKLDRRIGAYSYLAPGLGIAGGNLERDLATIQRIGAKHDTDTGVVAAWKANSLHRRDWAARTIKSELLDGKPGATLAIWGLAYKENTHSVKNSPSLATIAQIPTAKLRLHDPAVPASVVGSSDKEGFATALEALQGADALLILTPWPEYKAMAPADIAARLAGRLVLDPYAVLDAARARAAGLDHRTLGRAPVKN; this is translated from the coding sequence ATGACCACCGTCGGCTTTGCCGGGATGACGCATCTCGGCCTCGTCTCGGCGACCGGGATCGCGGCCAAGGGCTTCAAGACCATCTGCTATGACGGCGACGCCGCGCTGGTCGAGCGGCTGCGCGCCGGAACACTGCCGGTTCTGGAGCCCGGGCTCGATGCTCTCGTCGCGTCCAACGGCGACCGGCAGCGCTTCACCGCCGATATCGCCGAGCTGTCGGGATGCGACGTCGTCTATATCGCGCCGGACATCCCGACCGACGATCAGGGTCGGAGCGACACCGCCGTGATCCACAGGCTGATCGATGCGGTCGCGCCCATGCTGGCTCCCGCGGCGATCATGGTGGTGCTGTCGCAGGTCGAGCCGGGCTTCACCCGCGCGCTGTCGCAGCCCGAGGCGGCCCGCCGCTATTATCAGGTTGAGACGCTCGTCTTCGGCCGTGCCGTCGAGCGCGCGATGGAGCCCGAGCGCTACATCATCGGCTGTGCCGATCCCGCGGAACAGCTGCCGCTGCATTTCGAGGCCGTGCTGAAGGCCTTTGGCTGCCCGATTCTGCCGATGCGGTACGAAAGCGCCGAGCTCGCCAAAATCTCGATCAATTTCTGCCTCGTGGCCTCGGTCAGTGTCGCCAACACGCTTGCGGAGGTCTGCGAGGGGATCGGTGCGGACTGGTCGGAGATCGTGCCGGCGCTGAAGCTCGACCGCCGGATCGGCGCCTATTCCTATCTCGCGCCCGGCCTCGGCATTGCCGGCGGCAATCTGGAGCGCGATCTCGCCACGATCCAGCGCATCGGCGCGAAGCACGACACCGATACCGGCGTCGTCGCAGCCTGGAAGGCCAACAGCCTGCACCGGCGCGACTGGGCCGCGCGCACGATCAAGAGCGAACTCCTCGACGGCAAGCCTGGCGCCACTTTGGCGATCTGGGGTCTCGCCTACAAGGAAAACACCCATTCGGTGAAGAACTCGCCGTCGCTGGCGACCATCGCCCAGATCCCGACAGCGAAGCTCCGGCTGCACGATCCCGCCGTGCCCGCCAGCGTCGTCGGAAGTTCGGACAAGGAAGGTTTCGCCACGGCGCTCGAAGCGCTTCAGGGCGCCGACGCCTTGCTCATCCTCACGCCGTGGCCGGAATACAAGGCCATGGCACCGGCGGATATCGCTGCCCGCCTCGCCGGCCGGCTCGTTCTCGACCCCTACGCCGTGCTCGACGCCGCCAGGGCGCGTGCGGCCGGGCTCGACCATCGCACGCTCGGGCGCGCGCCCGTCAAAAACTGA
- a CDS encoding SDR family oxidoreductase produces the protein MLTHHAAAGGKPERIVVIGAGSFVGKALIARLAKEGVTVLALGRSEVDLVSEGAGQTLAAFLKPTDSVVAISAKAPCRNAADFLVNARIIATLVDALQTKPVAHLLNISSDAVYGDDPVPLSEAAPAAPGSLHGAMHLAREIALSGLGLPFATLRPTLIYGASDPHSGYGPNMFRRKANMGEEIVLFGEGEERRDHVAVEDVAELATRILLRRSTGTLNAASGQVTSFRDIAAAAGRIAGREVVIKSRPRSGPMPHNGYRPFDIAATTAAFPDFVYTDLESGMVRAQATEFPNG, from the coding sequence ATGCTGACGCATCACGCAGCCGCCGGCGGCAAGCCAGAACGCATCGTCGTCATCGGCGCCGGCAGCTTCGTCGGCAAGGCGCTGATCGCGCGGCTGGCGAAGGAGGGCGTGACGGTTCTCGCGCTGGGGCGCTCCGAGGTCGATCTGGTCTCGGAGGGCGCCGGCCAGACGCTCGCCGCCTTCCTGAAGCCCACCGACAGCGTCGTCGCCATCTCGGCCAAGGCGCCTTGCCGCAATGCCGCCGATTTTCTGGTCAACGCCCGCATCATCGCGACGCTGGTCGACGCGCTGCAGACGAAGCCGGTCGCGCATCTGCTCAACATCAGTTCCGATGCCGTCTATGGCGACGATCCGGTGCCGCTGTCGGAGGCCGCGCCTGCTGCGCCTGGCAGCCTGCATGGCGCGATGCATCTGGCGCGCGAGATTGCTCTCTCCGGCCTCGGCCTGCCGTTCGCTACGCTGCGGCCCACGCTGATCTATGGTGCGTCGGACCCGCATAGCGGCTATGGACCCAACATGTTCCGCCGCAAGGCCAACATGGGCGAGGAGATCGTCCTGTTCGGCGAGGGCGAAGAGCGGCGCGATCATGTCGCGGTCGAAGACGTCGCCGAGCTTGCCACGCGGATCCTGCTCAGGCGCTCGACCGGCACGCTGAACGCAGCCTCCGGCCAGGTGACCAGCTTCCGCGACATCGCCGCCGCCGCGGGCCGGATCGCGGGTCGCGAGGTCGTCATCAAGAGCCGGCCGCGGTCCGGCCCGATGCCGCATAACGGCTATCGTCCTTTCGACATCGCCGCCACGACGGCCGCCTTCCCGGATTTCGTCTATACGGATCTGGAGAGCGGCATGGTGCGGGCGCAAGCGACGGAGTTCCCCAATGGCTGA
- a CDS encoding class I SAM-dependent methyltransferase, producing MAEVDLLRSLPKPKRNIQKRSEAKDPAIIAIAKQYGEMYWDGPREYGYGGYRYDGRWRAVARDIIEHYGLKPGMKVLDVGCGKGFLVKDLMLECPGLEVFGLDVSLYAILNAPEELAGRLHLGTAEKLPFPDNAFDCVISLNTIHNFPRPRAIKAMAEIERVSKTNKSFVVVDSYLNEEQKAVFESWVLTAEFYGYPNEWIAVFEDAGYTGDWNWTIIE from the coding sequence ATGGCTGAGGTCGATCTGCTGCGCTCGCTGCCCAAGCCCAAGCGCAACATCCAGAAGCGCTCGGAGGCCAAGGACCCGGCGATCATCGCCATCGCCAAGCAGTATGGCGAGATGTATTGGGATGGGCCGCGCGAATACGGCTACGGCGGCTATCGTTATGACGGTCGCTGGCGCGCCGTCGCGCGCGACATCATCGAGCATTACGGCCTCAAGCCGGGTATGAAGGTGCTCGATGTGGGCTGCGGCAAGGGTTTCTTGGTCAAGGACCTGATGCTGGAATGTCCGGGCCTCGAGGTCTTCGGGCTCGACGTCTCGCTCTATGCGATCCTGAACGCTCCCGAGGAGCTGGCCGGGCGGCTTCATCTCGGCACCGCCGAGAAACTGCCCTTCCCGGACAACGCATTCGATTGCGTCATCTCGCTGAACACCATCCATAATTTCCCGCGCCCACGGGCGATCAAGGCGATGGCGGAGATCGAACGCGTCTCGAAGACGAACAAATCCTTCGTGGTCGTCGACAGCTACCTGAACGAGGAGCAGAAGGCGGTCTTCGAGAGCTGGGTCCTGACGGCCGAGTTCTATGGCTATCCGAACGAGTGGATCGCCGTGTTCGAGGACGCCGGCTACACCGGTGACTGGAACTGGACGATCATCGAATGA
- a CDS encoding NUDIX domain-containing protein, with protein MSDPLLSRNLFMAPARLNFKDAAAALIMLDDGRYLMQLRDDKPGIFYPDHWGLFGGAIEDGEDAEAALRRELREELGYDTGAVTFFTTMNFGFDSIGASRSVRVFYEVAMKASDLNGLVLTEGSAFEAVSVGDLLINRRIVPYDSFAIWLHHNWRNGVWVDDTSQPN; from the coding sequence ATGAGCGATCCGCTGCTATCGCGCAACCTGTTCATGGCTCCCGCCAGATTGAACTTCAAGGACGCGGCGGCGGCTCTGATCATGCTCGACGACGGCCGCTATCTCATGCAGTTGCGCGATGACAAGCCGGGTATCTTCTATCCCGACCATTGGGGGCTGTTCGGTGGCGCGATCGAGGACGGCGAGGATGCCGAAGCCGCCCTGCGCCGCGAATTGCGGGAGGAACTCGGCTATGATACCGGTGCCGTCACCTTTTTCACCACGATGAATTTCGGCTTCGACAGCATCGGCGCCAGCCGGTCGGTCAGAGTTTTCTACGAGGTCGCGATGAAGGCGTCCGATCTCAACGGTCTCGTCCTGACGGAAGGAAGCGCCTTCGAAGCCGTCAGCGTCGGCGATCTGCTGATCAACCGTCGCATCGTGCCTTACGATTCCTTCGCCATCTGGCTGCACCACAACTGGCGCAACGGTGTCTGGGTCGACGACACCTCCCAACCGAATTAG
- a CDS encoding GDP-mannose 4,6-dehydratase: protein MGKTYCILGGGGSFGIHAALYLLDHANPKKVIGIGRNPLRGEPFSLGIEKREGYVYHARHLTYEMDLLLELLDKEKPDVIVNFAAQGEGAVSWKHSWRFFETNSMALAKLSEELMKRDWLERFIQIGTSEMYGSVEHATKEDEPIKPSSPYAASKVAFDMYLESVHKFLKFPMNVIRPSNAYCPGQLLHRVIPKTIWCGLTGNKLPLHGGGRAEKSYLHARDLGRAIHLVAEKAPFGEIYNAGPKNPTSIREVVERTAKALGMPFEEVCTMSGDRLGQDSRYWLDSSKIKNDLGWEPQIGWDEGLDEMVAWGRKYIDELRTVSTDYVLRG from the coding sequence ATGGGCAAGACTTACTGCATCCTGGGCGGCGGCGGCAGCTTTGGCATCCATGCCGCGCTCTATCTGCTCGACCACGCCAACCCCAAGAAGGTCATCGGCATCGGCCGCAATCCGTTGCGTGGCGAGCCGTTCTCGCTCGGCATCGAGAAGCGCGAGGGCTACGTCTACCACGCCCGCCACCTGACCTATGAGATGGACCTGCTGCTCGAACTGCTCGACAAGGAGAAGCCCGACGTCATCGTCAACTTCGCCGCGCAGGGCGAGGGCGCCGTCTCCTGGAAGCACTCCTGGCGCTTCTTCGAGACCAACTCGATGGCGCTCGCCAAGCTCTCCGAGGAGCTGATGAAGCGCGATTGGCTGGAGCGCTTCATCCAGATCGGCACGTCCGAGATGTATGGCTCGGTCGAGCATGCCACCAAGGAAGACGAGCCGATCAAGCCCTCGAGCCCCTATGCGGCCTCGAAGGTCGCCTTCGACATGTATCTGGAGTCGGTCCACAAGTTCCTGAAGTTCCCGATGAACGTGATCCGGCCGTCGAACGCCTATTGCCCGGGCCAGCTTCTGCATCGTGTCATCCCGAAGACGATCTGGTGCGGGCTGACGGGGAACAAGCTGCCGCTGCATGGCGGCGGCCGCGCCGAAAAGTCCTATCTGCACGCCCGCGATCTCGGCCGCGCGATCCATCTCGTGGCGGAGAAGGCGCCTTTCGGCGAGATCTACAATGCCGGCCCGAAGAACCCGACCTCGATCCGCGAAGTGGTGGAGCGCACGGCGAAGGCGCTCGGCATGCCGTTCGAGGAGGTCTGCACCATGTCGGGCGACCGGCTCGGCCAGGATTCGCGCTACTGGCTCGACTCCAGCAAGATCAAGAACGATCTCGGCTGGGAGCCACAGATCGGCTGGGACGAGGGTCTCGACGAGATGGTCGCCTGGGGCCGCAAATATATCGACGAGCTGCGCACCGTCTCGACCGACTACGTTCTGCGGGGATGA
- a CDS encoding transketolase, with the protein MTITPDLSVAAPPRNSFDKAAAQERCRAYRRRILEISQQVSALHVAPAFSCTEITDFVYNTLMRPEADGSQDVFIMSKGHGCMIQYVILEERGILSRADLDAYCKPDGRLGAHPDYGVPGIQASTGSLGHGLGIATGQAHAEKLKGTDTRIFCVLSDGEFQEGSTWEAMMMAGNLGLDNLIGFMDNNDFSGLERMSEGHKAFYPLVAKAEAFGWEAVEVEGHDEEAMFEAIGRRKGGKPLLVICKTIKGKGVSYMEHIPIWHYRSPNSSEYQQALQEIEA; encoded by the coding sequence ATGACGATCACGCCCGACCTGAGCGTGGCGGCCCCGCCGCGCAACAGCTTCGACAAGGCGGCGGCGCAGGAGCGCTGCCGTGCCTATCGCAGACGCATCCTGGAGATCTCGCAACAGGTCTCGGCGCTGCATGTCGCGCCGGCCTTTTCATGCACCGAGATCACGGACTTCGTCTACAATACGCTGATGCGCCCGGAGGCTGACGGTTCGCAGGACGTGTTCATCATGTCCAAGGGCCATGGCTGCATGATCCAGTACGTGATCCTGGAGGAGCGCGGCATCCTCTCGCGCGCCGATCTCGATGCCTACTGCAAGCCCGATGGACGCCTCGGCGCCCATCCGGACTACGGCGTGCCGGGCATCCAGGCCTCCACAGGCTCGCTCGGCCACGGCCTCGGCATCGCCACCGGCCAGGCCCATGCGGAGAAGCTCAAGGGCACGGACACCCGCATCTTCTGTGTGCTGTCCGACGGCGAGTTCCAGGAGGGCTCGACCTGGGAGGCGATGATGATGGCCGGCAATCTCGGCCTCGATAACCTCATCGGCTTCATGGATAACAACGATTTCTCGGGGCTCGAGCGGATGAGCGAGGGCCACAAGGCCTTCTATCCGCTGGTCGCCAAGGCCGAAGCCTTCGGCTGGGAGGCCGTCGAGGTCGAGGGCCATGACGAGGAGGCGATGTTCGAGGCGATCGGACGTCGCAAGGGCGGCAAACCCTTGCTGGTGATCTGCAAAACGATCAAGGGCAAGGGCGTCTCCTATATGGAGCACATCCCGATCTGGCATTACCGCTCGCCGAACAGTAGCGAGTATCAGCAGGCGCTGCAGGAAATCGAGGCATGA
- a CDS encoding transketolase C-terminal domain-containing protein: protein MRNKFADTFYELGKEDSRLCIVVADISPAGSIAKFREEFPGRFINTGVSEQIMIGMVAGMSQRKLRPFAYTIATFTLYRPFEMVRDDLCYQHLPVTIVGIGGGVTYSTLGATHHAQEDVAIACTLPNMSVIAPCDPAEVELATRWCATQEQGPVYLRLGKAGEPDFTKDAPEPWQFGKIRLIRPGDDVAIISYGTIMKQAFGVAERFKERGQSAAIYSMHTVKPFDRDGIAAILSRYEKVVVIEECAPNGSLSMQVQQLAWQIKAKASVDVFTLQDAFIHCYGSHDDILAAHGLSVPRISDALGLS from the coding sequence ATGAGGAACAAGTTCGCCGACACGTTCTATGAGCTCGGGAAGGAGGATTCCCGGCTCTGCATCGTCGTGGCCGACATCTCGCCCGCAGGCTCGATCGCGAAGTTCCGCGAGGAGTTTCCGGGCCGTTTCATCAACACCGGTGTCTCCGAGCAGATCATGATCGGGATGGTGGCGGGCATGTCGCAGCGTAAGCTGCGGCCCTTCGCCTACACGATCGCAACCTTCACGCTCTATCGCCCCTTCGAGATGGTGCGCGACGATCTCTGCTACCAGCACCTTCCCGTGACCATCGTCGGCATTGGCGGCGGCGTGACCTATTCGACGCTGGGCGCGACACATCACGCGCAGGAGGATGTCGCCATCGCCTGCACACTGCCAAACATGTCGGTCATTGCTCCCTGTGATCCGGCCGAGGTCGAGTTGGCGACACGCTGGTGCGCCACGCAGGAGCAGGGACCGGTCTATCTGCGTCTCGGCAAGGCCGGTGAGCCGGACTTCACCAAGGACGCGCCAGAGCCCTGGCAGTTCGGCAAGATCCGCCTGATCCGCCCGGGCGACGACGTCGCGATCATCTCCTACGGCACGATCATGAAGCAGGCCTTCGGCGTGGCCGAGCGCTTCAAGGAGCGCGGCCAGAGCGCGGCGATCTACTCGATGCACACGGTCAAGCCTTTCGACCGGGACGGTATCGCGGCGATCCTGTCGCGCTACGAGAAGGTCGTGGTAATCGAGGAATGCGCTCCCAACGGCAGCCTCTCCATGCAGGTGCAGCAGCTCGCCTGGCAGATCAAGGCGAAAGCCAGCGTCGACGTGTTCACGCTGCAGGACGCCTTCATCCACTGCTATGGCAGCCATGACGACATCCTCGCCGCGCATGGGCTTTCGGTGCCGCGGATCAGCGACGCGCTTGGCCTGAGCTGA